The window TCCGCAACATCCTCGCGGAATACCTGCGGCGCGAGGCGATTTCTTTCGAGCAGGCGGTGAGCCTGCAACGTGAGGCCGAGGACCTGCTTGCCGGGGCGGAGTTCGACGTCGAATCCCGTGCCGTGCTGGAACTCGTGCGCGAAAGCGGATGCTCGGCCTGCGACTGCGAGTTCGTCGCGCTCGCGAAGCACCTGCGCGTCAGACTCGTGACCATGGACACGAAGGTCCTGAAGGCGTTTCCAGAGGTCGCCTGGGCGCTGGCCGCGCTCTGACCCCTCGCGCGCATGCCGCGCGTCGACGGCGTGCGACCGGGCATCCCCGGCGCGCGCGATGCGCGCATGGGGGGCGTTCGGTCAGGGCTCGAGATCCATCTCGAGGCGCACGTAGTCGCCGCGGTAGGTGATCTCCGCGAGGTAGATCACGGTGCCCGACACGTCGACGCAGACCCGCCGGACCTCGGCGACCGGGGTGTTGACCGGCACGCCGATCAGGCGGGCGACGTCGACGTCGGCGGCGCCGATG of the Burkholderiales bacterium genome contains:
- a CDS encoding type II toxin-antitoxin system VapC family toxin, giving the protein MIVVDANVVAYLYLPSEHSARAEALLERDPDWAAPVPWRSEFRNILAEYLRREAISFEQAVSLQREAEDLLAGAEFDVESRAVLELVRESGCSACDCEFVALAKHLRVRLVTMDTKVLKAFPEVAWALAAL